The sequence below is a genomic window from Ferviditalea candida.
ATGTTTCTGGTTTTCAACCATCTTTTGTTCAAAATGCTCCATCTTTTGTTCCAGCTGTTTCTGGTTTTCAACCATCTTTTGTTCCAGATGCTTCTGGTTTTCAACCATCTTTTGTTCCAGATGCTTCTGGTTTTCAGCCATCTTTTGTTCCAATTGATCAAATCTTTTTTCCAATTTTTCAATCATATTGTCACCCTCCTTCGTTTTTTTGCCGTGAATACTTGTCAGCTATATTATACCAAACGTTTGTTCGGTAGTGAAAGGTTTTGTTGAGACAAAACGGAAGCCATTTTGTCATCTCTAGCTTTCATTGTATCATTATTCGTCATTATATTATAATAAAATGCAAAAGGGCGGTCCGACAAGAATATATGGGATTTGGTCGACATAATCAACCATTACTATTATTATTGCAGATTATTACTCTTTCTTATTTTATATCTATCCTGAAAATTCGCTTCCGCTTCATAATCATTCAATGTGAATTCTTCAGGGACGCTTCAGCTTGCCATTTTCATCATCCGCTGGTGCCATGAAAATGGAATGGGACGTCTGCAACAAAAAAAACTCCTTCCCCCGGAGCATCTCCGTATTCATACGAGAGACGCGCTGCCGATGGAAAGAAGTTTATCCTTGTCGTTTATCCTTGTATCCTATTGCTCGGTTTCCAGATCCAGATGTTTGATCAGCCTCAGCGGATTTCCCGCGACGAACGTATTCGGGGCCACATCCTTATGAACAACCGAGCCTGCCGCCACCACCGCATTGTCGCCGATCGTCACGCCGGGCAGGATCGTGCAGTTGGCGCCGATCAGCACATTCGAGCCGATGCGCACTTCTCCGAGCCGGTATTCGCGGATCAAATATTCGTGAGCGAGGATCGTCGTGTTGTACCCGATTACCGTGTTGCGTCCGACATGGATGAGCTCGGGAAAAAACACATCCACCATCACCATCAAGGCAACGGCCGTATTGTCTCCCAGCTCCATGCCGAGCATCCTGCGGTAGATCCAATTTTTCAGGCGAAGGGACGGGGAATATCTGCAGATCTGCGAGAAAATGAAGTTTTTGACCGCCTTCCAGACGCTTACCGTCCGGTAGATTTGCCAGAGCGAATTGGCCCCTTCCACCGGGTAACGTTTGGTGTTCCTCAATCCGGATCCCCCGCTATCCCGGTAATGTCGAATAGCTCCCTGATATCGTGCAGGATATGACGCGGATCGTACCGCCGCAGAAAATCGGCGCCCTTCAACGACCAGGACACGCCTGCGGAAATCACGCCTGCGCGGTTGGCCGCCATGATGTCATAGTGGCTGTCTCCGACCATCAGCGCCGTTCGCGGATCGCTCCCCATGATTTCCAGCGCCTTGACCACCGGCTGCGGATCGGGTTTCGGCAGCTCCACATCCTCCACGGTCACAACGGCTTCCATCAGATTCTCGATCCCCAGCAGCCGCAATCCCATTCCGGTCGTTCTGCGGATCTTCGTCGTCACGATGCCCATGCGGACACCCTGCGCATGCAGCCTGCGGATCACTTCCGCCGCATATGGAAAAGGCCGGGCCAACCGGTCATGGTTTTCTATATTGAACTCCCTGTATCTCTGTTCAAGCTCCGTCACATCCTCGCGTCCCGACAAAAGCTGCAGCTGCTCAACCAAAGGTCTGCCCATGATCGAGATAATCCGGTCTCTGGTGGGCGGCTGCGGGATCGTACCGTCAAGCGCGTGGATGAACGATTGAATGATCAATTCGTTCGTATCGATGATCGTGCCGTCCAAATCAAACAGGACCGTTTGAATCCCAGATTCGATTCCCTTTCTGATCCCTTTATCCGTCATAACTCCGTCCTTTTCCCTCTTCATCAAGTCGCGCATTGCCGGATCGGTCAATCATTGGCCGCCCGGCTGTTCGTTTGCCCCGGACCTCGGTTCCCTCATTGACGTCCCGGCCGGCGCACTGTTCAAAGGAGCCGCATCCGTCTGCTTGGAAGATACGATCGGGTCCAGGTACCGTTCATTCGCATACCCCAGCCGTCTCCGAATCACAACCAGAACAATCGCGGCCAGGATGATCACCACACCGATCAGCTGCGCAATCCGCACATTTCCGTAATCCATATGGCCGGGTTCAAACAAAATGCTCATCGGCGACCACAGCATCCGCAGGAAGCCCACCACCCAGTCCGGACCCGTGAAGGCGAGGCTGTCGGTGCGCAAGCCCTCCACAAAGAAGCGGCCGATCGAATACCAAATAAAGTAGGTGAGAAACAGCTCCCCGGCACGCATGAACCTCTGTCTGCGCAGAACCAACAGAAGGATCAGCCCGGCCAAATTCCACACCGATTCATACAAAAAAGTGGGATGATGGTATGCCCCGTCAATATACATTTGATTGACAATGAAATCCGGCAAGTGCAGCGTATTCCGCAAAAAGGTTTCGGACACCGGTCCGCCGTAGGCTTCCTGGTTCATGAAATTGCCCCATCGCCCGATCATCTGCCCGGTAATCAGTCCC
It includes:
- a CDS encoding acyltransferase is translated as MRNTKRYPVEGANSLWQIYRTVSVWKAVKNFIFSQICRYSPSLRLKNWIYRRMLGMELGDNTAVALMVMVDVFFPELIHVGRNTVIGYNTTILAHEYLIREYRLGEVRIGSNVLIGANCTILPGVTIGDNAVVAAGSVVHKDVAPNTFVAGNPLRLIKHLDLETEQ
- the ppaX gene encoding pyrophosphatase PpaX, which produces MTDKGIRKGIESGIQTVLFDLDGTIIDTNELIIQSFIHALDGTIPQPPTRDRIISIMGRPLVEQLQLLSGREDVTELEQRYREFNIENHDRLARPFPYAAEVIRRLHAQGVRMGIVTTKIRRTTGMGLRLLGIENLMEAVVTVEDVELPKPDPQPVVKALEIMGSDPRTALMVGDSHYDIMAANRAGVISAGVSWSLKGADFLRRYDPRHILHDIRELFDITGIAGDPD
- the lgt gene encoding prolipoprotein diacylglyceryl transferase, whose protein sequence is MLLSIDPIAFALGPVKVHWYGIILGSAALIGLLLLIQEGKRFKIHPDFFMDLLLIGAPSAIVGARIYYVAFRWQDYKDNLSEAFKIWHGGIAIHGALIGAVIAAFIYVRRKGYPFWRIADLAAPGLITGQMIGRWGNFMNQEAYGGPVSETFLRNTLHLPDFIVNQMYIDGAYHHPTFLYESVWNLAGLILLLVLRRQRFMRAGELFLTYFIWYSIGRFFVEGLRTDSLAFTGPDWVVGFLRMLWSPMSILFEPGHMDYGNVRIAQLIGVVIILAAIVLVVIRRRLGYANERYLDPIVSSKQTDAAPLNSAPAGTSMREPRSGANEQPGGQ